A genome region from Halorussus pelagicus includes the following:
- a CDS encoding UPF0175 family protein encodes MSDEELDLVDRLADQHDGSRSDAIRAAIRSGAREQLVRVALEKYRHGEVGMRGAADIAGLTVAEMMAEANERGVLSNYDETDLESDVENLL; translated from the coding sequence ATGAGCGACGAGGAACTCGATCTGGTGGACCGACTCGCCGATCAGCACGACGGGAGTCGGAGCGATGCGATTCGGGCCGCAATTCGGAGCGGAGCGCGCGAACAGCTCGTCCGCGTCGCGTTGGAGAAGTACCGACACGGCGAGGTCGGTATGCGCGGGGCCGCCGACATTGCGGGTCTCACCGTTGCGGAAATGATGGCCGAAGCCAATGAGCGCGGCGTCCTGAGTAACTACGACGAGACTGACCTCGAATCCGACGTGGAGAACCTGCTCTGA
- a CDS encoding DUF58 domain-containing protein, which produces MKSIRQTNRWRGISGVALLAGALGVLFSRPLVLLSGVVGVAFAAYARTAGTPDPDLDVTRTVSDDEPLPGEEVQVRLTVENVGDSMVPDLRVVDGVPEALPVVSGSARLGTALRPGKSATLAYTVETERGDHEFDPATAIVRDFSGAIEVEQGIECETTLRCVPKLGTTVDVPLRAQTTRYTGRVTTDTGGSGVEFHATREYRTSDPLSRVDWNRLARTGELTTIDFREERAASVVVLVDTREKAYLARDEEARNAVQYGVDAAGKIVTQLLDAGDRVGVASLGPKTCWLAPGAGHDHQARARDLLATHPAFAPTPPEGMFYPTTRLKQLRKRLPASTQVVFVTPLCDDFGPEVARRLDAEGHLVTVVSPDPTATDTAGQRFARTQRKHRVSELRQAGLRVVDWDTDEQLGVALSRMARVTGGGA; this is translated from the coding sequence GTGAAGTCGATTCGACAGACGAACCGCTGGCGCGGCATCAGCGGCGTGGCCCTGCTGGCGGGCGCGCTCGGCGTGCTGTTCAGCCGACCGCTGGTCCTGCTGTCGGGCGTCGTCGGCGTCGCGTTCGCGGCCTACGCCCGGACCGCGGGCACGCCCGACCCCGACCTCGACGTGACCCGGACCGTCAGCGACGACGAACCCCTGCCGGGCGAGGAGGTGCAGGTCCGACTCACCGTCGAGAACGTCGGCGACTCGATGGTCCCGGACCTTCGAGTCGTAGACGGCGTGCCAGAGGCCCTGCCGGTCGTCTCCGGCTCTGCGCGCCTCGGCACCGCGCTCCGTCCCGGCAAGTCGGCGACGCTGGCCTACACGGTGGAGACCGAGCGCGGCGACCACGAGTTCGACCCCGCGACGGCCATCGTCCGGGACTTCAGTGGTGCCATCGAGGTTGAGCAGGGAATCGAGTGCGAGACGACGCTCCGGTGCGTCCCAAAACTCGGAACCACCGTGGACGTGCCCTTGCGCGCCCAGACCACCCGGTACACCGGTCGGGTCACGACCGACACGGGCGGGTCGGGCGTCGAGTTCCACGCGACCCGCGAGTATCGGACCAGCGACCCCCTCTCGCGGGTGGACTGGAACCGCCTCGCGCGCACGGGCGAACTCACGACCATCGACTTCCGCGAGGAGCGCGCCGCGAGCGTGGTCGTCCTCGTGGACACCCGCGAGAAGGCGTATCTGGCCCGCGACGAGGAGGCGCGCAACGCGGTCCAGTACGGCGTGGACGCCGCGGGAAAAATCGTCACGCAACTGCTCGACGCGGGCGACCGCGTGGGAGTGGCCTCGCTCGGACCGAAGACCTGCTGGCTCGCGCCCGGCGCTGGCCACGACCATCAGGCCCGCGCTCGGGACCTGCTGGCGACTCATCCCGCGTTCGCGCCGACGCCCCCTGAGGGGATGTTCTACCCGACGACGCGGCTCAAACAACTGCGAAAGCGCCTGCCCGCCTCGACGCAGGTCGTCTTCGTCACGCCGCTCTGTGACGACTTCGGGCCTGAGGTCGCCCGCAGACTCGACGCCGAGGGCCACCTCGTGACCGTCGTTAGCCCGGACCCCACCGCGACGGACACCGCAGGCCAGCGGTTCGCGCGGACCCAGCGCAAGCACCGCGTCTCGGAGCTTCGGCAGGCGGGTCTCCGGGTCGTGGACTGGGACACCGACGAGCAGTTGGGCGTCGCGCTGTCACGGATGGCCAGAGTGACAGGAGGTGGCGCGTGA
- a CDS encoding TspO/MBR family protein, translating into MTITETLTRGNDGEGVSWVALVASVLVCELAGIVPSLLTADEVATWYPTLAKPAFTPPSWLFGPVWTTLYLLMGVALYLVWRSDDGRPRTVALALFGAQLVLNAAWTMVFFGAQAIFGGLVVILVLLATILATIGAFARIDRRAAALLVPYLLWVGFATALNLQIWRLN; encoded by the coding sequence ATGACCATTACTGAGACACTGACCCGAGGCAACGACGGAGAGGGCGTCTCGTGGGTTGCGCTCGTCGCCAGCGTCCTCGTCTGCGAACTCGCCGGTATCGTCCCGTCGCTGTTGACCGCCGACGAGGTAGCGACGTGGTACCCGACGCTCGCCAAACCCGCGTTCACGCCGCCGAGTTGGCTGTTCGGCCCGGTCTGGACGACGCTCTACCTGCTGATGGGCGTCGCGCTGTATCTGGTCTGGCGGAGCGACGACGGGCGACCCCGGACGGTCGCGCTGGCGCTGTTCGGCGCACAACTCGTTCTGAACGCCGCGTGGACGATGGTCTTCTTCGGCGCGCAGGCCATCTTCGGCGGACTGGTCGTCATCCTCGTCCTACTGGCGACGATTCTGGCGACCATCGGCGCGTTCGCCCGAATCGACCGCCGGGCGGCCGCACTGCTCGTGCCGTACCTGCTCTGGGTCGGGTTCGCCACCGCGCTGAACCTCCAGATTTGGCGACTCAACTGA
- a CDS encoding MFS transporter, translated as MTEREWSRLPDSAVVRYYLYKATKAVEFYRPVMYLYFLSQGLSFTQIALLEATYNVTTVLGEVPTGYIGDRIGRRNSLLVGTGLIAATLVAIGFAGSFPALVALYVCWSMGYNFRSGSEDAWLYDTLTDDRSADEFSRVRGRGESVSLLTGVGAAVVGGYLGNLDLAYPFFVAAGVTALGLPVLLSVSESDTYEETDRDDLSLRRSVGIVRETVTNRRIRAFVVYYYVLFAAVLYLVFMFVQPVFESVVVDLGVASGRVESLLGWYYAAISLVGAGVSYYAGAIRDRIGLRTWFLVLPFAVGAALVGMYAVPVLALPVLLLARGIADATRALASQYVNDRTESLGRATVLSSMAMVSGLTVIPFQLASGAVSDFSSPLLALAIAGGVLIVGSLAVVAWEVPVAAEQRAKIREL; from the coding sequence ATGACAGAGCGCGAGTGGTCTCGTCTACCGGACTCGGCCGTGGTCAGGTACTACCTCTACAAGGCGACGAAAGCGGTCGAGTTCTACCGGCCCGTGATGTACCTCTACTTCCTCTCGCAGGGGCTATCGTTCACCCAAATCGCCCTGCTCGAAGCGACCTACAACGTCACGACGGTTCTGGGCGAGGTGCCGACGGGCTACATCGGAGACCGAATCGGCCGCCGAAACAGCCTGCTGGTCGGGACCGGACTCATCGCGGCGACGCTCGTCGCCATCGGCTTCGCGGGGTCATTTCCGGCGCTCGTCGCTCTCTACGTCTGCTGGTCGATGGGCTACAACTTCCGGTCGGGGAGCGAGGACGCGTGGCTCTACGATACCCTGACCGACGACCGCTCGGCCGACGAGTTTTCGCGGGTCCGCGGGCGCGGCGAGTCAGTCTCTCTGTTGACGGGCGTCGGCGCGGCCGTCGTCGGCGGCTACCTCGGAAACCTTGACCTCGCGTACCCCTTCTTCGTCGCCGCCGGAGTCACCGCGCTCGGGCTTCCGGTCTTGCTCTCGGTCTCCGAATCCGACACCTACGAGGAGACCGACCGAGACGACCTCTCGCTCCGGCGGAGCGTGGGCATCGTGCGCGAAACGGTGACGAACCGCCGGATTCGCGCGTTCGTTGTCTACTACTACGTCCTGTTCGCCGCGGTCCTCTATCTCGTCTTCATGTTCGTCCAACCCGTCTTCGAGTCGGTCGTCGTGGACCTCGGCGTCGCGTCAGGCCGCGTCGAGTCGCTTCTCGGGTGGTACTACGCCGCAATAAGTCTCGTCGGCGCTGGCGTCAGCTACTACGCCGGAGCCATCAGGGACCGAATCGGACTCCGGACGTGGTTTCTCGTCCTGCCGTTCGCCGTCGGCGCGGCGCTGGTCGGGATGTACGCCGTCCCGGTGCTGGCGCTCCCCGTTCTTCTGCTTGCCCGCGGCATCGCGGACGCGACCCGCGCGCTCGCCAGCCAGTACGTCAACGACCGCACCGAGTCGCTCGGCCGGGCGACGGTCCTGAGCTCGATGGCGATGGTCAGCGGCCTGACCGTGATTCCGTTCCAGTTGGCGAGCGGCGCGGTGTCGGACTTCTCGTCGCCGCTACTGGCGCTGGCGATAGCCGGGGGCGTCCTGATAGTCGGGTCGCTGGCGGTCGTCGCGTGGGAGGTTCCGGTAGCCGCCGAGCAGAGAGCCAAAATCCGCGAATTGTAG
- a CDS encoding response regulator transcription factor: MGVEPWTESETRTRASNVLLVGEAANLCTEWLPRLNVTTASDGEIALAVADADVDAMLIPQRCPDLSGDELVSKLRDRGVEAPAAVVLPEASDADVLELGFDDYVCRPLTERKIETVLRRLIKRQTYNRLLRRYYRLAICQTNPVIREDESSAEARARIEAELRDVQDQLAAIESEMAADEYEDLFRDLQRALADAAERSEG; this comes from the coding sequence ATGGGCGTCGAACCGTGGACGGAGAGCGAAACCCGCACTCGCGCGTCGAACGTTCTGCTGGTCGGAGAGGCGGCGAACTTGTGTACGGAGTGGCTACCGAGACTGAACGTAACGACCGCCAGCGACGGCGAAATTGCGCTCGCGGTCGCCGACGCCGACGTGGACGCAATGCTGATACCCCAACGCTGTCCGGACCTCTCGGGCGACGAACTCGTCTCGAAACTCCGCGACCGTGGCGTCGAAGCACCCGCGGCGGTGGTCCTCCCCGAAGCCTCCGACGCCGACGTGCTCGAACTCGGGTTCGACGACTACGTCTGTCGGCCGCTCACCGAGCGTAAAATCGAGACGGTACTCCGGCGACTCATCAAGCGACAGACGTACAACCGACTGCTCCGGCGGTACTACCGACTCGCTATCTGTCAGACGAATCCGGTAATACGCGAGGACGAGTCGAGCGCCGAAGCACGCGCCCGAATCGAGGCGGAGTTACGAGACGTGCAGGACCAACTGGCCGCAATCGAGAGCGAGATGGCGGCCGATGAGTACGAGGACCTGTTTAGAGACCTCCAGCGGGCCTTAGCCGATGCCGCCGAGCGGAGTGAGGGCTGA
- a CDS encoding GMP synthase subunit A — protein sequence MTRIVVVDNHGQFTHLEHRALRDMGVETEIIDNTTPPEEIDADGLVLSGGPDIENIGNCADYFDLDVPVLGICLGMQIIADELGGRVGEGEYGGYADVSVEVLADDDPLVGSLAPETRVWASHADEVKEVPEGFSRTATSDVCGVEAMADADRDLYGVQWHPEVAHTEEGEEVFENFRAICE from the coding sequence ATGACTCGTATCGTCGTAGTTGACAACCACGGGCAGTTCACGCACTTGGAACACCGCGCGCTCCGCGACATGGGCGTCGAGACCGAAATCATCGATAACACGACGCCGCCGGAAGAAATCGATGCCGACGGACTCGTCCTCTCGGGCGGTCCCGACATCGAGAACATCGGCAACTGCGCCGACTACTTCGACCTCGACGTGCCCGTGCTGGGCATCTGTCTCGGCATGCAGATAATCGCCGACGAACTGGGCGGCCGGGTCGGCGAGGGCGAGTACGGTGGTTACGCCGACGTGAGCGTCGAGGTTCTGGCCGACGACGACCCGCTCGTCGGGTCGCTCGCGCCCGAGACGCGCGTCTGGGCGAGTCACGCCGACGAGGTCAAGGAAGTTCCTGAGGGCTTTTCCCGGACCGCGACCAGCGACGTGTGCGGCGTCGAAGCGATGGCCGACGCCGACCGGGACCTCTACGGCGTCCAGTGGCACCCCGAGGTTGCCCACACCGAGGAGGGCGAGGAAGTGTTCGAGAACTTCCGGGCAATCTGCGAGTAA
- a CDS encoding AAA family ATPase: MDVTEANEQCDAVLDAIGNAVIADREFLETVLLGAMAGGHALLEDVPGTGKTLTARSFASALGLSFSRVQFTPDLLPADVTGTHVFNEQDREFEFNEGPIFANVVLADEINRAPPKTQAALLEAMEEGQVTVDGDTHDLPKPFFVIATQNPVEQEGTFPLPEAQVDRFAVKSSIGYPEIEGEYELLRRRAGRSAQSPSVGTVLDEQLVTELREVPETVRVDDDLLEYMANIARETREDRRVQVGVSPRGTQRLFETTRAYAAMNGREFVTPDDVKRVAHPVLAHRVVLTPDAQVNNVSKSSVVDRVLDDVPVPTVE; this comes from the coding sequence ATGGACGTAACCGAGGCCAACGAGCAGTGCGACGCCGTCCTCGACGCTATCGGCAACGCCGTCATCGCCGACCGGGAGTTCCTCGAAACCGTACTCTTGGGCGCGATGGCGGGCGGGCACGCCCTGCTGGAGGACGTTCCGGGAACGGGCAAGACCCTGACTGCGCGGAGTTTCGCGTCGGCGCTCGGCCTGTCGTTCTCGCGGGTTCAGTTCACCCCCGACCTGCTTCCCGCGGACGTGACCGGAACGCACGTCTTCAACGAGCAGGACCGCGAGTTCGAGTTCAACGAGGGACCGATCTTCGCAAACGTCGTCCTCGCCGACGAGATCAACCGCGCGCCGCCCAAGACCCAAGCCGCCCTGCTGGAAGCGATGGAGGAAGGGCAGGTCACGGTGGACGGCGACACTCACGACCTCCCCAAGCCGTTTTTCGTCATCGCCACGCAGAACCCCGTCGAGCAGGAGGGCACGTTCCCCTTGCCCGAGGCGCAGGTTGACCGCTTCGCGGTCAAGTCCTCTATCGGCTACCCCGAAATCGAGGGCGAGTACGAACTCCTGCGCCGACGCGCCGGGCGCTCGGCCCAGAGTCCGTCGGTCGGGACCGTGCTGGACGAGCAACTCGTGACCGAACTTCGGGAAGTGCCCGAGACGGTTCGGGTGGACGACGACCTGTTGGAGTACATGGCCAACATCGCGCGCGAGACCCGCGAGGACCGCCGCGTGCAGGTCGGCGTCTCCCCGCGCGGGACCCAGCGACTCTTCGAGACCACCCGCGCCTACGCCGCGATGAACGGTCGGGAGTTCGTCACCCCCGACGACGTGAAGCGCGTGGCTCACCCCGTGCTGGCCCACAGGGTCGTTCTCACGCCCGACGCGCAGGTCAACAACGTCTCGAAGTCCTCGGTCGTGGACCGCGTGCTGGACGACGTTCCCGTTCCGACCGTAGAGTGA
- a CDS encoding DUF7097 family protein — protein MKETPTGTPVGVDDPYDHAGRCDHLTDEGKCRFAFDHPEQDPEFARERRREDLRCPAADPDGEASCASKKSGGTASGDWDWASCPHYRCRKRDRKCVRCGLEERRMAHSDERPLLEEHHLSYPGERGSQSNPTPSDDAGEGETLGHEITVYLCRWCHAKVHKSWARIDDDANPDPEAIAETEDRRSREQSETGFESAAERFHADDE, from the coding sequence ATGAAGGAGACGCCCACCGGGACCCCGGTCGGCGTGGACGACCCCTACGACCACGCGGGACGCTGCGACCATCTCACCGACGAGGGCAAGTGCCGGTTCGCCTTCGACCATCCCGAGCAGGACCCGGAGTTCGCCCGCGAGCGCAGGCGCGAGGACCTGCGGTGCCCCGCCGCCGACCCTGACGGCGAGGCGTCGTGCGCCTCGAAAAAGAGCGGTGGAACCGCGAGCGGCGACTGGGACTGGGCGTCCTGTCCGCACTACCGCTGTCGAAAGCGCGACCGCAAGTGCGTCCGGTGCGGTCTCGAAGAGCGCCGGATGGCCCACTCCGACGAGCGCCCGCTCCTCGAAGAGCATCACCTCTCGTACCCCGGTGAACGGGGTTCACAGAGCAATCCGACGCCGTCCGATGACGCGGGCGAGGGCGAGACGCTCGGCCACGAAATCACGGTCTACCTCTGTCGGTGGTGCCACGCGAAGGTCCACAAGTCGTGGGCGCGCATCGACGACGACGCGAACCCGGACCCCGAGGCAATCGCCGAGACGGAGGACCGCCGGTCGCGCGAGCAGTCGGAGACCGGGTTCGAGTCGGCCGCCGAGCGATTCCACGCAGACGACGAGTGA
- a CDS encoding VOC family protein gives MDHPTELGHVHLKVRDVDRSVAFYRDVLGLDVTERIGDYAFLSWGEKHHDVALQGRGPDAEGPGPGVGMYHVAFEVPDADALRATYRRLRERGVEVAPVDHGISKALYFDDPDGNGVEVYLDTREERDREEWRGENARFDPESLGA, from the coding sequence ATGGACCATCCGACAGAACTCGGTCACGTCCACCTGAAGGTCCGCGACGTGGACCGCTCCGTGGCGTTCTACCGCGACGTGTTGGGTCTCGACGTGACCGAGCGAATCGGCGACTACGCGTTCCTCTCGTGGGGCGAGAAGCATCACGACGTTGCCTTGCAGGGCCGTGGCCCGGACGCCGAGGGTCCCGGTCCCGGCGTCGGGATGTACCACGTCGCCTTCGAAGTGCCGGACGCCGACGCGCTCCGGGCGACCTACCGCCGACTCCGCGAGCGCGGCGTCGAAGTCGCGCCCGTGGACCACGGCATCAGCAAGGCGCTGTACTTCGACGACCCCGACGGAAACGGCGTGGAGGTGTATCTCGACACGCGCGAGGAACGCGACCGAGAGGAGTGGCGCGGCGAGAACGCGCGGTTCGACCCCGAATCGCTCGGAGCGTGA
- a CDS encoding DUF7519 family protein — protein sequence MTREIDRSPARLSSALAVSAAALAAGTSALTTSAGLALGVAGFVVVAVGVVRGSRRGVTLGASALLVGALVGGLLVGAPYVLLPGVIATVLAWDFAEQAINVGEQLGRETDTTQLEVTHAAGSTVVGVGAGALGYGIYLAASGGQPVSALVFLLLAAVVLTSALRN from the coding sequence GTGACCCGCGAAATCGACCGCTCGCCAGCGCGCCTCTCGTCGGCGCTCGCGGTGAGCGCGGCGGCGCTCGCGGCGGGCACCAGCGCGCTCACGACGAGCGCCGGACTCGCGCTCGGCGTGGCCGGATTCGTCGTCGTCGCGGTCGGCGTCGTTCGCGGTTCCCGGCGCGGCGTCACGCTCGGCGCGAGCGCCCTGCTCGTGGGCGCGCTGGTCGGCGGCCTGCTCGTCGGCGCGCCGTACGTCCTTCTGCCGGGGGTCATCGCCACGGTGTTAGCGTGGGACTTCGCCGAGCAGGCCATCAACGTCGGCGAGCAGTTGGGCCGCGAGACCGACACGACGCAACTGGAAGTGACCCACGCCGCGGGCAGTACCGTGGTCGGCGTCGGCGCTGGCGCGCTCGGCTACGGCATCTATCTGGCCGCGTCGGGCGGTCAGCCAGTGTCCGCGCTCGTCTTCCTGCTGTTGGCCGCCGTGGTTCTCACGTCGGCGCTCCGGAACTGA
- a CDS encoding DUF192 domain-containing protein, translating to MRLVRDDGRTEQVLATEVETADSFLSQARGLMFRRSIPDDYALVFRFDGVDARDVHMVFVPFPLDVLWLQDGEVQHKERLSAWTGLAEAEADQLIELPAGSADEVAVGDDVRLVE from the coding sequence GTGCGACTGGTACGCGACGACGGCCGGACCGAGCAGGTCCTCGCCACCGAGGTCGAGACCGCCGACTCGTTCCTCTCGCAGGCCCGCGGCCTGATGTTCCGGCGGTCGATTCCCGACGACTACGCGCTCGTGTTTCGATTCGACGGCGTGGACGCCCGCGACGTACATATGGTGTTCGTCCCCTTCCCGCTTGACGTGCTGTGGTTGCAGGACGGCGAAGTCCAGCACAAAGAGCGCCTCTCGGCGTGGACCGGACTGGCGGAGGCCGAGGCCGACCAGCTAATCGAACTCCCGGCGGGCAGTGCGGACGAGGTGGCGGTCGGCGACGACGTGCGACTGGTGGAGTAG
- a CDS encoding DUF3368 domain-containing protein: protein MSDELPPKQLFVDASVFITLAEIDHLNLLAGLDGEVVVPWAVADEISDEPAASHLDSASDDWLRIVDAVETAGAETVNHAASHLDATPVSRNADRDDAPEFEGDVALLALGMVVENPVVVTDDKPLRKACKALGVSLSGSIGVLVAAVETGVLDPDAAKDALVTMDEVGARLSARLLRRAEKLVDSAAE, encoded by the coding sequence ATGAGCGACGAACTCCCGCCGAAACAGTTGTTCGTGGACGCTAGCGTCTTCATCACTCTCGCGGAAATTGACCACCTTAATCTACTCGCTGGACTCGACGGGGAGGTGGTCGTACCGTGGGCCGTGGCCGACGAAATCTCCGACGAACCGGCCGCTTCACATCTCGATTCGGCCAGTGACGACTGGCTTCGAATCGTGGACGCCGTCGAAACTGCTGGAGCCGAGACTGTCAACCATGCGGCGTCACATCTCGACGCAACGCCTGTCAGTAGAAACGCCGACCGGGACGACGCCCCCGAGTTCGAAGGAGACGTTGCACTCCTTGCTCTCGGTATGGTTGTAGAAAATCCGGTCGTCGTGACTGACGACAAACCGCTACGGAAGGCCTGCAAGGCGCTCGGCGTCTCTCTGTCCGGGTCCATCGGTGTACTGGTCGCAGCAGTCGAGACGGGAGTCCTTGACCCGGACGCCGCCAAGGATGCACTCGTCACCATGGACGAGGTAGGGGCGAGATTGAGCGCCCGTCTGCTCCGGCGCGCCGAGAAGCTAGTCGACAGCGCGGCCGAGTGA
- a CDS encoding DUF7269 family protein, with the protein MTGDDDGHPILTTVGVVAVAVGLLLMFVPGFAAAIGTGYAAVTVVGLLALVQAVRVARSRMATELRAAETDDVETVEAMPTPGEEFDRTVAELRSGPRRNLIRERSDLRDTLETAALTAVADRENCSRDQARDRIETGAWTDDPHAATFLGGPDAPSPPLADRVKIAASTQSPFQYRIRRTADAVARTAGVEDEDDSQNNVQETAGRARASETDEPTHSRADESSRMETEA; encoded by the coding sequence ATGACCGGCGACGACGACGGCCACCCGATTCTGACGACCGTCGGCGTCGTCGCGGTCGCGGTCGGCCTGCTGCTGATGTTCGTCCCCGGATTCGCGGCCGCCATCGGCACCGGCTACGCCGCCGTCACCGTCGTCGGCCTGCTCGCGCTGGTGCAGGCGGTGCGGGTCGCTCGCTCCCGGATGGCGACCGAACTGCGCGCCGCCGAGACCGACGACGTGGAGACCGTCGAAGCGATGCCCACGCCCGGCGAGGAGTTCGACCGGACTGTCGCCGAGTTGCGGTCGGGTCCCCGACGCAACCTCATCCGCGAGCGGTCGGACCTCCGGGACACCCTCGAAACCGCGGCGCTGACCGCCGTCGCCGACCGAGAGAACTGCTCGCGCGACCAGGCCCGCGACCGCATCGAGACCGGCGCGTGGACCGACGACCCCCACGCCGCGACGTTCCTCGGCGGTCCCGACGCTCCCTCGCCGCCGCTGGCCGACCGGGTGAAAATCGCGGCCAGCACCCAGTCGCCGTTCCAGTACCGGATTCGCCGGACCGCCGACGCGGTGGCCCGGACGGCGGGCGTCGAAGACGAAGACGACTCCCAAAATAATGTGCAAGAAACTGCCGGGCGCGCTCGCGCGTCCGAGACCGACGAGCCGACTCACTCTCGCGCCGACGAATCGAGTCGAATGGAGACCGAAGCGTGA
- a CDS encoding alpha-isopropylmalate synthase regulatory domain-containing protein has protein sequence MQLLDTTLRDGEQAPGVSLTPEEKAEIATALDRAGVSVVEAGSACTGEGERETIRRVADRGLDARVTSFARGVRDDIDLALDCGVDGVNLVVPASDRHVEGKVGTSRDEVVETTADLVAYARDHGLWVEVIGEDGSRADFEFLERLAAAAHDAGADRFCFADTVGHTGPESAYKAVSRLSELGPTSTHTHDDLGLAVTNALASVAAGADLVHATVNGVGERAGNVALEEVAIALDHCYGVETAETTKLYDLARAVADATDVPLAPNKAVVGENAFAHESGIHTDGTLKDERMYEPYPPEKVGRERRLVLGKHTGRAGAKAALAEHGVEVSDDELAEVVARVQRLAEQEKRVTDADLLAIADDVRDRERDRRIALLELTATSGGPQPTASVRLEVDGDEQVASGTGDGPVDAAVSAVREAVSGSRESAAVAADAALDSYHVDAITGGTDAVVTVEVEMSRGDRSVTVRASDGDITRASVTAMVDALDRLLVVDDETERASADD, from the coding sequence GTGCAACTTCTGGACACCACGCTCCGAGACGGCGAGCAGGCGCCGGGCGTCTCGCTGACTCCCGAGGAGAAAGCCGAGATAGCGACCGCGCTCGACCGCGCGGGCGTCTCGGTCGTGGAGGCCGGGAGCGCCTGCACGGGCGAGGGCGAGCGCGAGACCATCCGTCGCGTGGCCGACCGCGGCTTGGACGCCCGCGTCACCAGTTTCGCGCGCGGCGTCCGCGACGACATCGACCTCGCGCTCGACTGCGGCGTGGACGGCGTGAACCTCGTCGTGCCCGCAAGCGACCGCCACGTCGAAGGCAAGGTCGGCACCTCCCGCGACGAAGTAGTCGAGACGACGGCCGATCTTGTGGCGTACGCCCGCGACCACGGTCTCTGGGTCGAAGTCATCGGCGAGGACGGCTCTCGGGCGGATTTCGAATTCTTGGAACGCCTCGCCGCGGCCGCCCACGACGCCGGAGCGGACCGGTTCTGCTTCGCGGACACGGTGGGCCACACCGGCCCGGAGAGCGCCTACAAGGCGGTCTCGCGGCTCTCGGAACTCGGACCGACCAGTACGCACACCCACGACGACCTCGGACTGGCAGTGACGAACGCCCTCGCCAGCGTGGCCGCGGGCGCGGACCTCGTCCACGCCACGGTCAACGGCGTCGGCGAGCGTGCGGGCAACGTCGCGCTCGAAGAGGTCGCCATCGCTCTCGACCACTGCTACGGCGTCGAGACGGCCGAGACGACCAAACTCTACGACCTCGCGCGAGCGGTCGCGGACGCGACCGACGTACCCCTCGCGCCGAACAAGGCCGTCGTCGGCGAGAACGCATTCGCCCACGAGTCGGGTATCCATACCGACGGCACGCTGAAGGACGAGCGGATGTACGAACCCTACCCGCCCGAAAAGGTGGGTCGGGAGCGCCGACTCGTCCTCGGCAAGCACACCGGCCGGGCGGGCGCGAAGGCGGCGCTCGCCGAACACGGCGTCGAGGTCAGCGACGACGAACTGGCCGAGGTCGTCGCGCGCGTCCAGCGACTCGCCGAGCAGGAAAAGCGCGTGACCGACGCCGACCTGCTCGCCATCGCCGACGACGTGCGGGACCGCGAGCGGGACCGCCGTATCGCCCTGCTCGAACTCACCGCGACCAGCGGCGGGCCACAACCCACCGCGAGCGTCCGCCTCGAAGTTGATGGCGACGAGCAGGTCGCCAGCGGCACCGGCGACGGACCGGTGGACGCCGCGGTCAGCGCGGTCCGCGAGGCGGTCTCCGGGTCGCGCGAGTCGGCCGCCGTGGCGGCCGACGCCGCGCTCGATTCGTACCATGTTGACGCCATCACGGGCGGGACAGACGCGGTGGTGACGGTCGAAGTCGAGATGTCGCGGGGCGACCGCTCGGTGACGGTCCGGGCGAGCGACGGCGACATCACCCGCGCCAGCGTCACCGCGATGGTGGACGCGCTGGACCGACTGCTCGTCGTGGACGACGAGACCGAGCGCGCGAGCGCGGACGACTGA